Proteins encoded in a region of the Elizabethkingia bruuniana genome:
- a CDS encoding YcbK family protein, translating to MKLTNNFKSEEFACHDGNQVPEAYIPNVKKVAENLQVLRDYLGKPITVNSGYRSPTYNKRVGGAPKSQHLTASAADIRVPGMTSVQVRATILELISQGKMYNGGLGLYDTFVHYDIRKQPTRWDYRKQK from the coding sequence ATGAAACTTACAAATAATTTTAAATCCGAAGAGTTTGCCTGCCACGATGGAAATCAAGTACCGGAAGCTTATATACCTAACGTAAAAAAGGTAGCTGAAAATTTGCAAGTATTAAGAGATTATCTGGGAAAACCTATTACTGTAAATAGTGGATATCGTAGTCCTACTTATAATAAGCGTGTAGGTGGTGCGCCCAAATCTCAACACCTTACAGCATCTGCTGCTGATATTCGAGTTCCCGGAATGACATCGGTACAGGTAAGAGCTACAATTTTAGAACTAATCTCACAAGGCAAAATGTACAATGGAGGTTTAGGATTGTATGACACTTTCGTACACTACGACATTAGAAAGCAACCAACCCGTTGGGATTATAGAAAACAAAAATAA